In Vibrio tritonius, the following are encoded in one genomic region:
- the aceB gene encoding malate synthase A codes for MLAETRETNPMQILESLKVIGPLSDPHKEIFSEPAQVFLTALCQKFAPRLDELLNQRTAFQARIDQGQLPDFLQDTVDIREGSWKIMGIPNDLQDRRVEITGPTDRKMVINALNANVKVFMADFEDSMSPAWDKVLDGQINLRDAILGTISYSNPDNGKVYELKENPAVLICRVRGLHLPEKHVLFADKVIPGCLFDFALYFFNNHKALLAKGSGPYFYLPKLQSYQEAKWWSDVFHFTEEYFGLHTGTIKATVLIETLPAVFQMDEILFSLKEHIVGLNCGRWDYIFSYIKTLKKHPDRVLPDRQVVTMDKSFLNAYSRLLIYTCHRRGAFAMGGMAAFIPAKDPQENAAVLEKIQRDKRLEADNGHDGTWVAHPGLADTAMAVFDEVLAGRKNQLDVSRMADAPITANELLEPCYGERTEQGMRHNIRVALQYIEAWISGNGCVPIYGLMEDAATAEISRASIWQWIQQGKTLDNGKVVSKDLFREYLKQEIDVVKTEVGDKRFTQGRFAEAADLMERITTSDELPNFLTIPGYDYLS; via the coding sequence ATGTTGGCAGAAACGCGTGAAACTAATCCGATGCAAATTCTTGAGAGTCTGAAAGTTATCGGTCCACTTAGCGATCCCCACAAGGAGATTTTTTCAGAGCCTGCGCAGGTTTTTCTTACCGCTTTGTGCCAAAAGTTTGCCCCTCGTCTAGACGAATTATTAAATCAGCGAACTGCTTTTCAAGCTCGAATAGACCAAGGACAGCTCCCCGACTTCTTGCAAGACACAGTTGATATTCGTGAAGGCAGTTGGAAAATTATGGGTATTCCCAACGACCTTCAAGATCGTCGTGTAGAGATTACCGGGCCAACCGACCGGAAAATGGTGATCAACGCGCTTAATGCCAATGTGAAAGTGTTTATGGCCGACTTTGAAGATTCGATGTCTCCTGCTTGGGACAAAGTTTTAGACGGTCAAATAAACCTTCGTGATGCCATCTTAGGCACCATTAGTTATTCCAATCCAGACAACGGTAAGGTCTACGAATTAAAAGAGAATCCAGCGGTTCTTATTTGTCGCGTGCGTGGTTTGCATCTACCAGAAAAGCACGTGCTATTTGCAGACAAAGTAATCCCTGGGTGTTTGTTTGATTTCGCCTTGTATTTCTTTAATAACCACAAAGCTTTACTTGCTAAAGGTTCTGGTCCTTATTTTTACTTACCTAAGCTGCAGTCATACCAAGAAGCGAAGTGGTGGAGTGATGTTTTCCATTTCACCGAAGAATATTTTGGTTTACATACCGGCACTATCAAAGCAACGGTGCTCATCGAAACTCTACCTGCCGTCTTTCAAATGGATGAGATTTTATTCTCCCTAAAAGAGCATATTGTTGGTCTTAACTGTGGACGCTGGGATTATATCTTTAGCTATATCAAGACATTGAAAAAGCATCCTGATCGAGTGTTACCAGATCGTCAAGTGGTTACCATGGATAAGTCGTTCCTCAATGCGTATTCCCGATTATTGATCTACACCTGCCATCGTCGAGGTGCCTTTGCTATGGGGGGGATGGCTGCCTTTATTCCTGCCAAAGATCCGCAAGAAAATGCCGCAGTACTTGAGAAAATTCAAAGAGATAAGCGTCTTGAGGCCGATAATGGCCATGATGGCACTTGGGTTGCGCATCCTGGACTGGCGGATACCGCCATGGCCGTGTTTGATGAAGTGCTTGCCGGACGTAAAAATCAACTGGATGTATCGCGTATGGCTGACGCGCCTATTACTGCGAACGAGTTACTCGAACCCTGTTACGGTGAGCGAACCGAGCAAGGGATGCGTCACAATATTCGGGTCGCTTTGCAATACATCGAAGCTTGGATTTCAGGGAATGGGTGTGTGCCAATCTATGGGTTGATGGAAGATGCCGCGACCGCAGAAATATCTCGAGCATCAATATGGCAATGGATTCAACAAGGTAAAACTTTAGATAACGGTAAGGTCGTATCAAAAGACCTATTTAGAGAATACCTAAAACAAGAGATAGATGTCGTGAAAACGGAAGTAGGAGATAAGCGTTTCACGCAAGGACGTTTTGCTGAGGCAGCCGATTTAATGGAACGTATTACAACCAGTGACGAACTGCCCAACTTTTTAACCATTCCGGGATACGACTATTTGTCGTAA
- a CDS encoding peroxiredoxin, giving the protein MVLVGRKAPDFTAGAVLGNGEIVDNFNLFEHIKGKKAVVFFYPLDFTFVCPSEIIAFDKRLADFQEKGCEVIGVSIDSVFSHNAWRNTAVDKGGIGEVKYTLVADTTHEVVNAYDVVDPNGPGIALRGSFLIDEEGVVRHQVINDGPLGRNIDEMLRMVDALAFHQEHGEVCPAQWEKGKSGMKASPDGVASYLSEHTSDLDKK; this is encoded by the coding sequence ATGGTACTAGTAGGTCGCAAAGCCCCTGACTTTACTGCTGGAGCTGTTCTAGGCAACGGTGAAATCGTTGACAACTTTAACCTTTTCGAACACATCAAAGGTAAAAAAGCAGTTGTATTTTTCTACCCACTAGACTTCACATTCGTATGCCCTTCAGAAATCATTGCATTCGACAAACGTCTTGCTGATTTCCAAGAAAAAGGTTGCGAAGTGATCGGTGTTTCTATCGATTCAGTATTCTCACACAATGCATGGCGTAATACTGCAGTGGATAAAGGCGGTATTGGCGAAGTGAAATACACTCTAGTTGCAGATACAACTCACGAAGTTGTGAACGCATACGACGTTGTTGATCCAAACGGCCCTGGCATTGCTCTTCGTGGTTCATTCCTAATCGACGAAGAAGGTGTTGTACGTCACCAAGTAATCAACGATGGTCCTCTAGGCCGTAACATCGACGAAATGCTACGCATGGTTGACGCACTAGCGTTCCACCAAGAGCACGGCGAAGTTTGTCCTGCACAATGGGAAAAAGGTAAATCAGGTATGAAAGCATCTCCAGACGGCGTTGCATCTTACCTATCTGAACACACTTCAGACCTAGATAAAAAATAA
- the queA gene encoding tRNA preQ1(34) S-adenosylmethionine ribosyltransferase-isomerase QueA: MHVSDFSFELPDELIARYPKTERTASRLLQLNGNSGELTDGTFKNVLELVQPGDLLVFNNTRVIPARMFGRKASGGKLEVLVERMLDEHSILAHVRCSKPPKPGTELFLGENDEFQAEMVARHDALFEIRFTSATAVLDILNTIGHMPLPPYIDRPDEDADKERYQTVYNKKPGAVAAPTAGLHFDKPLLEQIKAKGVEFAYVTLHVGAGTFQPVRVDDVENHHMHSEYVEVPQEVVDAIKATRERGGRIIAVGTTSVRSLESAAQDALKKGTELVPFFGDTEIFIYPGYEYQLVDCLITNFHLPESTLIMLVSAFAGYDHTMAAYHHAVAEKYRFFSYGDAMFISKKTQ, translated from the coding sequence ATGCACGTTTCAGATTTTAGTTTTGAACTCCCAGACGAGCTTATTGCTCGCTATCCCAAGACAGAACGAACCGCGAGTCGTCTGCTGCAGCTTAACGGCAACAGTGGCGAACTTACGGATGGAACATTTAAAAACGTTCTAGAACTCGTTCAACCAGGTGATTTGCTGGTATTTAATAATACTCGCGTCATTCCTGCGCGTATGTTTGGCCGTAAGGCTTCCGGCGGTAAGCTAGAAGTGTTGGTTGAACGTATGTTGGATGAGCATTCTATTTTAGCTCATGTCCGTTGTTCAAAACCGCCAAAACCAGGTACCGAATTGTTCCTTGGCGAAAATGATGAGTTCCAAGCGGAAATGGTGGCTCGCCACGATGCGCTGTTTGAAATTCGTTTTACTTCGGCAACCGCTGTACTCGATATCCTTAATACCATTGGACATATGCCGTTACCTCCGTATATCGATCGCCCTGATGAAGATGCCGATAAAGAGCGTTACCAAACGGTTTACAACAAAAAACCGGGCGCTGTGGCTGCTCCTACTGCGGGGTTGCATTTTGATAAACCATTGCTTGAACAAATCAAAGCAAAAGGTGTCGAATTTGCTTATGTGACCTTGCATGTGGGTGCTGGTACTTTTCAGCCTGTGCGCGTGGATGATGTTGAAAATCATCACATGCACTCAGAGTACGTAGAAGTGCCGCAGGAAGTTGTTGATGCTATCAAAGCAACGAGAGAACGTGGTGGACGCATTATTGCGGTTGGTACTACTTCTGTTCGTTCTCTAGAGAGTGCCGCGCAAGATGCACTGAAAAAAGGCACTGAATTAGTACCGTTCTTTGGTGATACCGAGATCTTTATTTACCCTGGCTATGAGTATCAATTGGTGGATTGTTTAATCACCAACTTCCATTTGCCAGAATCTACCTTGATTATGTTGGTAAGTGCTTTCGCTGGTTACGATCATACGATGGCAGCTTACCATCACGCTGTGGCCGAAAAATATCGTTTCTTTAGCTACGGCGACGCGATGTTTATCAGCAAAAAAACGCAATAA
- the phoU gene encoding phosphate signaling complex protein PhoU: protein MQLGRHISGQFNTELEAIRTHVLTMGGLVEQQLSYAMHALHTDDVELARKVVEDDHKVNAMEVSIDEACTRIIAKRQPTAKDLRLIMAIIKTITDLERIGDVATKMAFVVIESPSTRERQFQVSLEPLCRSAISMLHQVLDAFARMDVEAAAQIYKLDDGLDSEVEAVIRQLMTYMMEDSKNIPHILQVMWSARAIERIGDRCQNICEYIIYYVKGKDVRHLGDQSIDDVIR, encoded by the coding sequence ATGCAGTTAGGTCGGCATATTTCTGGTCAGTTTAATACCGAGCTCGAAGCGATACGAACTCATGTGCTCACTATGGGCGGGTTGGTTGAGCAGCAGCTCTCATACGCAATGCATGCATTACATACAGATGATGTTGAATTAGCGCGCAAAGTCGTCGAAGACGACCACAAAGTAAATGCGATGGAAGTCTCGATTGATGAGGCATGTACGCGCATTATTGCTAAGCGCCAGCCCACGGCTAAAGATTTGCGTTTAATTATGGCGATTATTAAGACCATTACCGACTTGGAGCGTATTGGTGATGTAGCGACCAAAATGGCCTTTGTTGTTATCGAAAGCCCTTCGACCCGTGAGCGTCAATTTCAGGTCTCGTTAGAGCCATTGTGTCGCTCTGCCATTTCAATGTTGCATCAGGTACTGGATGCTTTTGCTCGAATGGATGTCGAGGCTGCGGCCCAAATCTACAAGTTAGACGATGGTTTAGACAGCGAAGTGGAAGCGGTTATTCGCCAACTGATGACCTATATGATGGAAGATTCGAAAAATATCCCTCATATTTTGCAGGTCATGTGGTCTGCTCGCGCTATCGAGCGAATTGGCGACCGCTGCCAGAACATTTGTGAATACATCATCTATTATGTGAAAGGTAAAGACGTGCGCCACCTTGGTGACCAATCGATAGATGACGTTATTCGTTAG
- the pstB gene encoding phosphate ABC transporter ATP-binding protein PstB: MLSVNQALGYAPPLDVNNLSDAQTAISIENLSLHYEHNQRALVDITMRIPKGKVTSFIGPSGCGKSTLLRCLNRMNDLVEGCHIEGKVHLHGKNIYQRDVDVAALRRRVGMVFQRPNPFPKSIYENVVYGLRLQGVKNSRTLDDAAESALKAAALWDEVKHRLHENAFGLSGGQQQRLVIARAIAIEPEVLLLDEPTSALDPISTLTIEELIHDLKNQYTVVIVTHNMQQAARVSDYTAFIHMGKLIEYADTDSIFTSPSKKQTEDYITGRYG, from the coding sequence ATGCTTTCAGTTAATCAAGCATTGGGGTATGCCCCACCATTGGATGTAAATAATTTGTCGGATGCGCAAACGGCTATTTCGATAGAAAATTTGAGCCTTCACTACGAGCATAACCAGCGTGCCTTAGTCGATATTACGATGCGCATCCCAAAAGGAAAGGTCACATCGTTTATCGGACCTTCAGGGTGCGGAAAGTCAACACTGTTACGTTGTCTTAACCGAATGAATGACCTTGTTGAAGGGTGTCATATTGAAGGGAAAGTGCATTTACACGGTAAGAACATTTATCAACGTGATGTTGATGTGGCAGCGCTGCGTAGACGGGTTGGTATGGTGTTCCAGCGTCCCAATCCATTTCCCAAATCTATTTATGAAAATGTTGTGTATGGGTTACGTCTGCAAGGGGTGAAAAATAGTCGCACGTTAGATGATGCAGCAGAATCAGCGTTGAAAGCTGCAGCTCTGTGGGATGAAGTGAAGCATCGCCTCCATGAAAATGCATTTGGTCTTTCTGGTGGTCAGCAACAGCGTTTGGTGATTGCTCGTGCTATTGCGATTGAGCCTGAAGTGTTATTACTTGATGAGCCCACATCGGCACTGGATCCGATCTCTACGCTTACGATTGAGGAACTTATTCACGATTTGAAAAACCAATATACAGTCGTGATCGTCACGCATAATATGCAGCAAGCAGCTAGAGTGAGTGACTATACTGCTTTTATTCATATGGGAAAATTGATTGAATACGCGGACACGGATTCTATCTTCACATCACCGTCAAAAAAACAAACCGAGGACTATATTACAGGTCGTTATGGTTAA
- a CDS encoding hydrogen peroxide-inducible genes activator, with protein MNKWPSLKQLHYLVTLHETRHFGEAAERCFVSQSTLSKGIQNLEELIGCALYEKKDKKSPLVFTQSGEAVVKQGRELLAKGQDLVELGKLCHGGVMEGQLKLGCIPTIAPFLLGDLVQEINIRFPKLHLLLREDTTTNLLTALRSGELDVLVLALPVDIGEMESKVVGQDPFRMVISRNQANSIRVPIKYADLPDQSVFLLENEHCLTEHAVSACKLTDKEKINPFTATSLHTLVQMVANGLGTTFIPQMAIEHGLLDNQNLLVVDPPGQQAYRNIGLVWRPSSSRTATFSQLAEVVSELL; from the coding sequence ATGAACAAGTGGCCCAGTTTAAAACAGTTACATTACCTCGTCACCTTACACGAAACTAGGCATTTTGGTGAAGCTGCTGAGCGATGTTTTGTTAGTCAGTCAACCTTGAGTAAAGGCATCCAAAACCTCGAAGAACTTATCGGCTGCGCACTGTATGAAAAAAAAGATAAGAAGAGTCCTTTGGTGTTTACCCAATCAGGTGAAGCCGTGGTGAAACAAGGCCGCGAGCTACTTGCTAAAGGGCAAGACTTAGTTGAACTAGGTAAACTTTGCCATGGCGGTGTTATGGAAGGGCAGCTCAAACTGGGTTGTATTCCGACTATTGCCCCATTTTTGCTAGGCGATTTGGTTCAGGAGATTAATATTCGGTTTCCTAAACTGCATTTATTGCTGCGTGAGGATACCACTACCAATTTATTAACAGCACTCCGCTCAGGGGAGTTAGACGTGTTGGTTCTCGCACTTCCGGTTGATATTGGTGAGATGGAAAGCAAAGTAGTAGGGCAAGATCCGTTTCGAATGGTGATCAGCCGTAATCAAGCGAATTCGATTCGAGTGCCAATCAAATACGCAGATTTACCCGATCAATCGGTGTTTCTTCTCGAGAATGAACACTGTTTGACAGAGCATGCGGTATCAGCCTGTAAGTTAACTGATAAAGAGAAAATTAATCCATTCACGGCAACCAGCTTGCATACATTAGTGCAAATGGTGGCTAACGGTCTTGGTACAACATTTATTCCGCAAATGGCAATAGAGCATGGCTTGTTAGACAATCAAAATTTGCTGGTGGTGGATCCTCCCGGTCAGCAGGCTTATCGCAATATAGGTCTAGTTTGGCGACCTAGTTCTTCCAGAACAGCCACATTTAGTCAGTTAGCAGAGGTAGTCAGCGAGCTACTTTAG
- a CDS encoding copper homeostasis protein CutC codes for MKYQMEVCIDNIESLSNAMQGGATRIELCSSLALGGLTPSWGLMRCASEFSVVPVFAMIRPRQGDFLYLPAEIEQMKWDIEMAAQAGLQGVVLGVLTADGDVDKEATSKLTHHAQAFNLQVTYHRAIDQCRNYQKAIDTLLDIGVNRILTSGTAPCAEQGCDVIAQMVEQVKDQMVIMAGAGINAHNVANIVARTGVKEVHLSGKTVRPSLMKLAKSSARMGNADCDDFSIPITNIEALKAVAKQLTSR; via the coding sequence ATGAAATACCAAATGGAAGTGTGCATTGATAACATCGAATCACTATCTAATGCGATGCAAGGTGGCGCAACTCGGATAGAGCTTTGTTCATCACTGGCATTAGGTGGCCTAACCCCAAGTTGGGGACTGATGCGTTGTGCTAGCGAGTTCAGTGTTGTTCCTGTTTTTGCGATGATTCGTCCAAGACAAGGGGATTTTCTCTATCTTCCGGCTGAAATTGAGCAAATGAAATGGGATATTGAAATGGCCGCACAAGCAGGTTTGCAAGGCGTGGTACTCGGCGTATTAACCGCAGACGGTGATGTTGATAAAGAAGCAACCTCAAAACTGACTCATCATGCTCAGGCGTTTAATTTGCAAGTGACCTATCACCGAGCCATTGACCAATGCCGCAACTATCAAAAAGCGATTGATACTTTGCTCGATATTGGTGTTAACCGCATACTTACCTCAGGCACAGCACCTTGCGCCGAACAAGGTTGTGATGTCATCGCTCAAATGGTTGAGCAAGTTAAAGATCAAATGGTGATCATGGCGGGAGCCGGAATTAATGCCCATAATGTTGCTAACATTGTGGCCCGAACAGGCGTAAAAGAAGTGCATTTATCAGGGAAAACTGTGCGTCCAAGCCTGATGAAACTAGCCAAATCCAGTGCTCGGATGGGCAATGCCGATTGCGACGATTTCAGCATTCCCATAACCAATATTGAAGCGCTCAAAGCGGTAGCCAAACAGCTTACTTCACGCTAA
- the tgt gene encoding tRNA guanosine(34) transglycosylase Tgt, which produces MKLQFELKKKDGNARRGQITFERGTVQTPAFMPVGTYGTVKGMTPEEVKDTGAQILLGNTFHLWLRPGQEVMKLHGDLHDFMNWQGPILTDSGGFQVFSLGDIRKITEEGVHFRNPVNGDKIFMDAEKSMEIQKDLGSDIVMIFDECTPYPATHDEAKKSMEMSLRWAKRSRDHFEKLKNQNSLFGIVQGSVYEDLRDVSVKGLTELDFDGYAVGGLAVGEPKDDMHRILEHTCPQLPEDKPRYLMGVGKPEDLVEGVRRGIDMFDCVMPTRNARNGHLFVTGGVIKIRNAAHKTDTTPLDPECDCYTCKNYSKSYLHHLDRCNEILGARLNTIHNLRYYQRLMAAIRQAIEEDRFEQFVTEFYARRDREVPPLQKDKA; this is translated from the coding sequence GTGAAATTACAGTTCGAACTTAAGAAAAAAGACGGCAATGCCCGTCGCGGCCAGATTACTTTTGAACGTGGTACTGTTCAAACCCCTGCATTTATGCCGGTGGGTACGTACGGCACGGTAAAAGGTATGACACCAGAAGAAGTGAAAGATACTGGTGCTCAAATTCTGCTCGGAAACACTTTCCACCTGTGGCTTCGTCCTGGACAAGAGGTGATGAAACTACATGGTGACTTGCATGACTTTATGAACTGGCAAGGTCCTATTCTTACCGATTCCGGTGGCTTCCAAGTATTCAGCCTAGGTGATATTCGTAAAATTACTGAAGAAGGCGTGCATTTCCGTAATCCAGTAAATGGCGATAAAATCTTTATGGATGCAGAAAAATCTATGGAGATTCAGAAAGATTTAGGTTCTGACATCGTGATGATTTTTGACGAGTGTACGCCATACCCTGCGACACACGATGAAGCGAAAAAGTCGATGGAAATGTCATTACGCTGGGCAAAACGTTCACGTGATCATTTTGAAAAACTGAAAAACCAGAACTCGCTATTTGGCATTGTTCAGGGTAGTGTTTATGAAGACTTACGTGATGTATCAGTAAAAGGTCTAACTGAACTCGATTTTGATGGTTATGCTGTCGGCGGTTTGGCCGTAGGTGAGCCGAAAGATGATATGCACCGCATTCTAGAGCATACCTGTCCACAATTGCCTGAAGACAAACCTCGTTACCTAATGGGGGTTGGCAAACCGGAAGATTTAGTAGAAGGTGTTCGTCGTGGTATTGACATGTTTGACTGTGTGATGCCGACACGAAATGCTCGTAATGGACACCTATTTGTGACTGGAGGTGTGATCAAGATCCGTAATGCGGCACATAAAACGGATACAACACCACTGGATCCTGAGTGTGACTGTTACACTTGCAAAAATTATTCGAAGTCGTATTTGCATCATTTAGATCGTTGTAATGAAATTCTTGGTGCACGTCTCAACACGATTCATAACTTACGTTACTATCAACGTCTAATGGCGGCAATCCGTCAGGCGATAGAAGAAGATCGTTTTGAACAATTTGTAACTGAGTTTTATGCTCGTCGTGATCGCGAAGTGCCACCGTTACAAAAAGACAAAGCGTAA
- a CDS encoding CBS domain-containing protein, with translation MIKVEEMMTRNPHTLLRTHTLSDAKSTMKALDIRHIPIVDANRQLLGVVSQRDILAAQESSLHHVPEDSSYTADTPLYEVMHQHVMSVAPQAGLKESALYMQKHKVGCLPVVSKGQLVGIITETDFIAIAITLLELQEESEPDEYGDEAN, from the coding sequence ATGATTAAAGTGGAAGAGATGATGACTCGCAACCCACATACGTTGCTACGCACCCACACGCTGTCCGATGCAAAAAGCACAATGAAAGCGCTTGATATACGCCATATTCCAATTGTTGATGCCAATAGACAATTGCTAGGCGTAGTATCACAACGTGATATTTTGGCAGCTCAAGAGTCAAGCTTGCATCACGTACCAGAGGACTCTTCTTATACGGCTGATACTCCATTATACGAAGTCATGCATCAACATGTGATGAGTGTCGCGCCTCAGGCTGGATTAAAAGAAAGTGCTTTATATATGCAAAAGCATAAGGTTGGCTGTTTACCCGTTGTGAGCAAAGGGCAGCTTGTCGGCATCATTACGGAAACCGATTTTATCGCGATTGCAATTACATTATTGGAGCTGCAAGAAGAGTCAGAACCCGACGAATACGGCGATGAGGCCAATTAG
- the aceA gene encoding isocitrate lyase has product MTLTRRQQIEALEKDWATNPRWKNVKRTYTAEEVVNLRGSLVPANTIAQRGADKLWSLVNGSAKKGYVNCLGALTGGQAVQQAKAGIEAIYLSGWQVAADNNTASTMYPDQSLYPVDSVPSVVKRINNSFRRADQIQWTNGKSAQDEGGIDYFLPIVADAEAGFGGVLNAYELMKSMIEAGAAGVHFEDQLASVKKCGHMGGKVLVPTQEAVQKLVAARLAADVAGTTTLVIARTDANAADLLTSDCDPYDKDFLTGERTSEGFFRVKAGIDQAISRGLAYAPYADLVWCETAKPCLEEARKFAEAVLAEYPDQLLAYNCSPSFNWEKNLDAKTIAEFQQALSDMGYKYQFITLAGIHNMWFNMFELAHAYAQGEGMRHYVEMVQRKEFAAAEKGYTFVAHQQEVGTGYFDKVTNTIQGGNSSVTALTGSTEEDQF; this is encoded by the coding sequence ATGACATTGACTCGTCGTCAACAAATCGAAGCACTAGAAAAAGATTGGGCAACCAATCCACGCTGGAAAAATGTAAAACGTACTTATACTGCCGAAGAAGTCGTGAACCTACGTGGTTCGCTGGTTCCTGCCAATACAATAGCTCAGCGTGGTGCTGATAAATTATGGTCCTTGGTCAATGGCAGTGCTAAAAAAGGGTATGTTAACTGTCTTGGTGCGTTGACTGGTGGTCAAGCGGTTCAACAGGCAAAAGCAGGTATTGAAGCGATCTATTTGTCTGGTTGGCAAGTGGCAGCAGACAACAACACTGCATCGACTATGTATCCTGACCAATCTCTCTATCCTGTTGATTCTGTTCCGTCTGTAGTGAAGCGAATCAATAACTCGTTTCGTCGTGCAGACCAAATTCAATGGACTAACGGCAAGTCGGCGCAAGATGAAGGTGGTATCGATTACTTCCTGCCTATTGTTGCGGATGCTGAAGCGGGCTTTGGTGGCGTTTTGAATGCTTATGAGCTAATGAAATCTATGATTGAAGCTGGAGCGGCAGGGGTTCACTTTGAAGACCAACTCGCATCGGTGAAAAAATGTGGACACATGGGGGGGAAAGTTCTTGTTCCTACTCAAGAAGCGGTTCAAAAGTTAGTTGCTGCTCGTCTAGCTGCAGATGTTGCGGGAACGACCACGTTAGTTATTGCGCGAACTGACGCTAACGCTGCGGATTTATTGACATCGGATTGCGACCCTTACGATAAAGACTTCCTTACGGGTGAACGTACCTCAGAGGGTTTCTTCCGCGTTAAAGCGGGTATTGACCAAGCTATTTCCCGAGGTCTTGCTTATGCGCCCTACGCTGACCTAGTGTGGTGTGAAACAGCAAAACCGTGTCTTGAAGAAGCGCGCAAGTTTGCAGAGGCGGTGTTGGCTGAGTACCCAGATCAACTGTTGGCTTATAACTGTTCGCCATCGTTTAACTGGGAGAAAAATCTCGACGCTAAAACCATTGCTGAGTTCCAACAAGCACTATCTGACATGGGATATAAATATCAATTTATCACTTTGGCAGGTATCCATAACATGTGGTTCAACATGTTTGAATTGGCCCATGCTTATGCTCAAGGCGAAGGTATGCGTCACTATGTTGAAATGGTGCAGCGTAAAGAGTTTGCCGCAGCAGAAAAAGGCTACACCTTTGTGGCACACCAACAAGAGGTGGGAACTGGCTATTTTGATAAAGTGACGAATACGATTCAAGGTGGAAACTCATCTGTAACGGCACTGACTGGGTCGACGGAAGAAGATCAGTTTTAA
- the yajC gene encoding preprotein translocase subunit YajC: MSLISVAHAAGEGAAQQPGGEFSMIIMLGMFAVIFYFMIYRPQAKRAKEHKNLMSSMSKGDEVLTSGGFVGKISKISDDNDYIAIELNANNEVVIKKDFVSAVLPKGTLKSL, encoded by the coding sequence ATGAGTCTAATTTCTGTAGCGCATGCAGCAGGCGAAGGTGCCGCGCAACAACCTGGCGGTGAATTCAGCATGATCATCATGCTTGGCATGTTTGCAGTCATCTTCTACTTCATGATTTATCGCCCACAGGCAAAACGCGCCAAAGAGCATAAAAACCTAATGTCTTCTATGAGCAAAGGTGATGAAGTGCTAACTAGCGGCGGTTTTGTTGGCAAAATCAGCAAAATCTCTGACGACAATGACTACATTGCGATTGAACTGAATGCAAACAACGAAGTGGTTATCAAAAAAGACTTCGTTTCAGCGGTGCTACCTAAAGGTACACTAAAATCTCTATAA